In Notamacropus eugenii isolate mMacEug1 chromosome 1, mMacEug1.pri_v2, whole genome shotgun sequence, one genomic interval encodes:
- the LOC140519730 gene encoding olfactory receptor 1f45-like yields the protein MENQTSSNDFLLLAFSSHQELLFPLFLALYLAALLGNLLILVAVGSDPRLHAPMYIFLINLSLADLCFTSTTLPRLLYALLTGDQTITHSACLSQVFFFLMAGNMDSYVLAAMAWDRYVAICKPLRYTTVVTLPRCIELLGAVWVGTGLHSLLHTALLARLTFCSNHALPYFFCDVHPLLYLACSDTSLNYMMVIVEGSFIVIVPAVCIMASYVFIGVAVCQVRAPGGFRKAFSTCGSHLTVVLLFYGTVVAVYLKPPRQAEGQMEDQDLVAIVMFSVVAPILNPYIYSFQNREIKSALAKVFMKS from the coding sequence ATGGAGAATCAAACCAGCTCCAATGACTTCCTCCTCTTGGCCTTCTCCAGTCACCAAGAACTCCTGTTTCCGCTATTCTTAGCCCTATACCTGGCAGCTCTGCTAGGAAACCTGTTGATTCTTGTTGCTGTTGGCTCAGACCCACGCCTACATGCACCCATGTATATATTCCTGATCAACCTGTCCCTGGCAGATCTGTGCTTCACCTCCACTACACTGCCCAGGCTCCTCTATGCCCTGCTGACAGGGGACCAGACCATCACCCATTCAGCTTGCCTGTCCCAAGTCTTCTTTTTCCTGATGGCAGGCAACATGGATAGCTATGTGTTAGCTGCCATGGCATGGGACAGATATGTAGCCATATGCAAACCACTGCGTTATACTACTGTGGTAACTCTCCCAAGATGTATAGAGCTCCTAGGGGCTGTGTGGGTAGGCACAGGCCTGCATTCTCTGCTCCACACAGCCCTTCTTGCTCGGCTCACCTTCTGTAGCAATCATGCTCTCCCCTACTTCTTCTGTGATGTCCACCCTTTGTTATATCTTGCTTGCTCTGACACCTCCCTCAACTACATGATGGTTATAGTTGAGGGTAGCTTTATAGTCATTGTGCCTGCAGTTTGCATTATGGCCTCTTATGTCTTCATTGGAGTAGCTGTTTGTCAGGTTCGAGCCCCTGGGGGTTTTCGCAAAGCATTTTCCACTTGTGGATCCCATTTAACAGTTGTTCTTCTTTTCTATGGGACTGTAGTGGCTGTCTACCTGAAGCCCCCAAGGCAGGCTGAGGGCCAAATGGAAGACCAAGATCTTGTTGCCATAGTCATGTTCTCTGTGGTTGCTCCAATACTAAACCCCTATATCTATAGTTTCCAGAACCGAGAAATCAAATCAGCCCTGGCAAAGGTGTTTATGAagagttag